From a single Silene latifolia isolate original U9 population chromosome 6, ASM4854445v1, whole genome shotgun sequence genomic region:
- the LOC141658660 gene encoding uncharacterized protein LOC141658660: MHHKHSRVNCDKNKKMLVLKRSASKGDKMSTLSILHANTLKKSGRILKISDLYGYYIVGNCNGLLLVQRYSPSCSLKELQLWNSCIRKSLILTAIPVRPNLIPRAMYLIGFTPGSKEYKVVVIVFEKCRIEKTTKMHVAVYRLSDQQWTVRNDGLDIDPLYFERLLECYHRKYRSNAIYFQGKAHWLGNDQYGNSRQRNKSTHLVSFDFDTEKFTISELPFALYETDSSSALFVLGESLAIFSISGVSSSVRVLKKGEWTLWSTGISSEDGCKVFSSYLVEYSWRNVFYCESDGAGCLICGKYSYNIATCQVKKLTKSKSFDFELDTYSESLVLLKGYGVKDLMSFT; this comes from the coding sequence ATGCATCATAAACATAGCCGTGTTAACTGCGACaagaataaaaaaatgttagtcCTTAAGAGGTCGGCAAGCAAGGGGGATAAGATGTCCACTTTGTCAATCCTTCACGCTAACACTCTTAAAAAAAGCGGTCGCATTCTAAAGATATCGGATCTCTATGGATACTACATTGTAGGGAATTGTAATGGGTTGTTATTAGTACAACGATATAGTCCTTCTTGTTCCCTGAAGGAATTACAATTGTGGAACTCTTGCATTCGCAAATCATTGATTCTTACCGCAATCCCAGTTCGCCCCAATTTGATCCCCCGGGCTATGTATTTAATTGGGTTTACCCCTGGTAGTAAAGAATATAAAGTGGTTGTGATTGTATTTGAAAAATGTCGGATTGAAAAGACGACTAAGATGCATGTTGCAGTTTATAGACTCAGCGATCAACAATGGACGGTTAGAAATGATGGGTTGGATATTGACCCTTTGTATTTTGAGCGTTTGTTAGAGTGTTATCACCGCAAGTATAGATCAAATGCGATTTACTTTCAAGGGAAAGCACATTGGCTCGGAAATGATCAATATGGTAATAGTCGTCAGCGGAACAAATCAACTCATCTTGTTTCCTTTGACTTTGATACGGAAAAATTCACCATTTCGGAGCTGCCCTTTGCTTTGTACGAAACAGACTCATCAAGTGCTCTGTTTGTTCTTGGGGAGTCACTGGCGATTTTCAGTATTTCTGGTGTTAGCTCCAGCGTAAGGGTGTTGAAAAAGGGGGAATGGACTCTGTGGTCTACGGGAATTTCAAGCGAGGATGGTTGTAAGGTATTCAGCTCGTATTTGGTTGAGTACTCATGGAGAAACGTATTCTATTGTGAGAGTGATGGTGCCGGTTGTCTTATTTGTGGGAAGTATTCTTACAACATTGCTACTTGCCAAGTGAAGAAGTTAACTAAATCTAAAAGCTTTGATTTCGAACTGGACACGTATTCAGAGAGCTTGGTGTTGCTTAAAGGATACGGAGTCAAGGATCTGATGTCGTTCACATGA
- the LOC141587817 gene encoding F-box/kelch-repeat protein At3g23880-like, whose protein sequence is MTTNCKSPQKMNSNFSPSESNYMPPEVLTQILTNLPAKSLVRFRCVCKYWCFIIDDPYFVSLHLKYSRVNCDKDKKLLVLKNSVSNREKRCSLTVVQANTLEKTGRIFKKTGAAHGYFILGRCNGLLLVVQRCGPLHQKELRLWNPSIRKSLLIPTTPLPPNLLDTAMYIFGFAPDTNDYKVVAMKYGKGEGDETTKMHVAVFTLSDQQWTVRNNGFNIEFSYYEGLLRGYHNMYKSNAIYFQGKAHWLGKDQSSGPSIEPTKSTHLVSFDFDTEKFTCSELPFALYKKDPLNILFLLGESLAIFSIFNRSSGVWVLEKEEWTIWFSSKDGYIVFSPYAFPWNNVFYCESDGGDRLICGNCSYNIVTRHVQKVNESKDDSSIELEMYSESLVLLKGYGAKDLMSFP, encoded by the coding sequence ATGACGACAAATTGCAAATCACCTCAGAAAATGAACTCAAATTTCTCGCCGTCTGAATCCAATTACATGCCACCAGAAGTATTGACTCAAATCCTCACAAATTTGCCAGCGAAATCCCTAGTCCGATTCAGGTGCGTTTGTAAATATTGGTGCTTCATTATTGATGATCCTTATTTTGTATCCTTGCATCTTAAATATAGCCGTGTTAACTGCGACAAGGATAAAAAACTTTTAGTCCTTAAGAACTCGGTCAGCAATAGAGAAAAGAGGTGCTCTTTGACAGTTGTTCAGGCAAACACTCTTGAAAAAACCGGTCGTATATTTAAGAAAACGGGTGCTGCACATGGATACTTCATTTTAGGGCGTTGTAACGGGTTGCTATTAGTGGTGCAACGATGTGGTCCTCTTCATCAGAAAGAATTGAGATTGTGGAACCCTAGTATTCGCAAATCATTGCTGATTCCCACAACCCCACTTCCTCCAAATTTGCTCGACACTGCTATGTATATTTTTGGGTTCGCCCCTGATACTAACGATTATAAAGTGGTTGCGATGAAATATGGAAAAGGTGAGGGTGATGAGACTACTAAGATGCATGTTGCAGTTTTTACACTTAGTGATCAACAATGGACAGTTAGAAACAATGGATTTAATATTGAGTTTTCGTATTATGAGGGTTTGTTAAGGGGTTATCACAACATGTACAAATCAAATGCAATTTACTTTCAAGGGAAAGCACATTGGCTCGGAAAAGATCAATCTTCTGGGCCGAGTATTGAGCCGACCAAATCAACTCATCTTGTTTCGTTTGATTTTGATACGGAAAAATTCACCTGTTCTGAACTGCCCTTTGCTTTGTACAAAAAAGACCCATTAAATATTCTATTTCTTCTTGGGGAGTCACTAGCGATTTTCAGTATTTTCAATAGAAGCTCCGGCGTATGGGTTTTGGAAAAGGAGGAATGGACTATTTGGTTTTCGAGTAAGGATGGTTATATTGTATTCAGCCCCTATGCGTTCCCATGGAATAATGTGTTCTATTGTGAGAGTGATGGTGGCGACCGTCTTATTTGTGGGAATTGTTCCTACAACATTGTCACTCGCCATGTGCAGAAAGTGAATGAATCTAAGGATGACTCGAGTATAGAACTGGAAATGTATTCAGAGAGCTTGGTGTTGTTGAAAGGATACGGAGCCAAGGATCTGATGTCATTCCCATGA